The nucleotide window CTGTTATGAACATTTGACTTGTTTTTTCTACCATAAATACAAAGTCCATTAGGGCTGGTGAGTATACTGCCCCTCCTGCACATGGTCCCATAATTACTGCTATTTGAGGTACTACTCCTGAGGCTTGGGTGTTTCTGTAAAATATTTGTCCGTAGCCGCTTAGTGCGTCTACTCCTTCTTGGATTCTAGCTCCTCCTGAGTCGTTGATTCCTACACAGGGTGCTCCCATTTTCATTGCCATATCCATGACTTTACATATTTTCTTGGCATGCATTTCCCCAAGTGATCCTCCAACTACTGTGAAGTCTTGGGCATAGACATAAACTAGTCTATCTCGTACTGTACCGTAGCCTGTTACTACTCCTTCTCCTGGTGCTTCTACTTTTTCCATTCCAAAGTTTGTTGCTCTATGGGTGACATACATGTCTAGCTCTGTGAATGTGCCAGGGTCTAAAAATTTCTCTATACGTTCTCTGGCTGTCAGCTTGCCCTGGGAGTGCTGTTTTTCTATCCTCTTTAAGCCGCCTCCCTGTTTTACTTTGTCTTGTCTATTTCGCAGCTCTGCTATCTTTTCTTCCATATTCATAGTATCTCTCCCTGTTTTTTGGTTTTTACCTATATTTAAGCCTTCAGCGATTTACTAATGATCAAATATCCTCGTAAAATCATACATTTTCCTACCTTATAAATACAATAATAATCTCTAATAATCCTTTTAAATATATGAAACATACTGGTATGTTTTCTTTTGAAAAAACTAAAACCCCCATCACAAGATAGGGGTTAGCAGTTTGTTAGGAGATGAGAGACGGGCCACATCCCGAAAATAGACTTATTTTATTAATAATTTTCTTGTTAGACTCTGAAAATTCAAATTTACCGGACCTCAGTTCATCCAAGGTAACCCAATTGAATTCACCATCATGTTTACTTTCTGGTTCACCAAAGTTTCGTACACATAAATATGCGAGAATAACAATCTGTTTGTTATCAACCACATGAGAAACCACTTTGAAAATATCAAGAATAGTAATGTCAATACTCAACTCTTCCTTAACGCTTCTCATTAAACCTATTTCTGGTTCCTCTCCTGAAACATGCCTTCCACCTGGAAATTCCCAAAAACCTGTGCTGTCGGGCCGACTGATCAAGAATGCGTTGCTTTCTTCTAGAATAGCAACAGTTGTTACTATAGTTTCCATATCTCCACTCCTACTATCTTAACTTAATAAAGTTCATTATACCTGTTTTGTATTAATAAATGCATTCTACACTTAATGCCATTTACCTTCTTTTACATATTATTTGTGCATTGGAAAAAACATGAGAAGTGTTTATTATAAGAGAGCAAAAAATTAATGCTGCTTATCCCCTAAGCAGCATTAATTTCGCTTAAAATCCTTCTATAACAACTTGTTTAAATGGTCCTATACCTTTAACATCTATATTGATGTTTTTTTCAGTTCCTTCATCATTTACTATATAGACTGTTATTCCATCTACTTCATAGGAATTATAATCATCTGGACTATCAGGTTTACCTGCATACACGGCAGGTCTAATAGATGTCCCCGCTCAACTACGGGTTATTTCTTTCTTTAAGACTATTTCACTAGTTTTCTTTCCTATTAACGATTTGGCATCTGGGGAAATTGTAATATTCATAATTCATGCCTCCTTTGATTAGATTCGTTTCAGTAATACTAAGTAATAAATTCTCTATTTGTAGGAATTATCCTTCATGGAATATGAATAATCTTCAAATGTTTTTACTTTGGGGTTTTACCTGCCCAGACACTATAACCTCCACTTAGATTTTTTACATTAAAGCCATGGTGCTTTAATATTTTATATGCTAGGTAAGATCTGTAACCAATTCCACAGTATAAAACGGTTGGAGCATCTTTGTCTAAATCGCCAAACCATTCACGTATCTCATCAACTGGCATTATTTCTGAATCTGGAATGCGTCCCATATCATCTATATCAGACATACTCCTACAATCTACTACTTGTAGTTTTTCTCCCTTTCCTAATGCTTCATTAAACTCGTTTATATTTATTGTTTCTATTTCACCACGCATTAAATTTGAAGCTACCATTCCAGCAATTATTACAGGGTCCTTTGCTGAGGAAAATGGAGGAGCATAAGCCAGGTCTAGGTTTTCTAAATCTTCAACAGTCAACTTAGCATAAATTGCTGTTGCTAATACATCTATTCTCTTGTCAACTCCCTTTGCACCTACAACTTGTGCCCCTAATATCCGCCCTGTTCTTTTTTCAGCCAGAAGCTTAATTATCATCCATTCTGCTCCAGGATAATACCCTGAGTGACTTTTTGTTGCAGAGTAAGAAAGAAAATATTCAATCTTTTCTTTAGCAATTTCTTTTTCAGATAATCCAGTTTTTGCAGCAACTATATCAAATATTTTTACAATGAATGTTCCTAAAGCACCTTTAAACTTTAGCTTTCCTCCAGCTACATTTGCACCAGCAACCCTTCCTTGCTTGTTCGCTGGGCCTGCCAAAGGCATTCTCATCTTTTTGCCTGTTACAAGGTGTGTTGATTCAACAATATCTCCTGCAGCGTATATGTGGGGATCATTGGTTTGCATATATTCATTTACAACCACTCCACCAGCATAGCCAATCTCTATATCAGCATCTTCTAAAATACAAAGGTTTGGTTTAACACCTATTGATACTACTACTAAATCTACCTCAATTGATGTACCTTGTTCGAGTATTATTTTTTCAACTTTTCCATTTTTTCCTTCAAATTCTGTAACTCCCTGGCCAAGTATTAAATGAACATTCTTGTTTTCAAGTTCTGTTTGTATTTTCTTTGTCATTTCATGGTCAATTGCCGGTAGAACCTGTTTATCCTTCTCAACTAATACAACTTCCAAACCTTTATTAACAAAGGCTTCGACTATTTCTAGGCCAACGAATCCTGCACCTATAACAGCTACCTTTTTAAGATTAGTATTTGCCATACCCTCTAAAATATTATCCATATCTTGAACAGTCCATAGATTATGTATATTCTCCAAATCAATTCCTGGTATTGGTGGTTTTAGGGAGCTCCCACCAGTAGCAACAATCAATTTGTCATAGCTTTCCCAAAAGGTTTCTCCATTGGTATGATTCATAACTTGAACTTTCCTGTTTGCCCTGTCTATCTTTATTACCTCATGATTTATTTTGGCATCTATGTTATACCAATTTTTAAATCGATCAGGAGATACTAAAAAGAGATTATCTCTTTCTTCAATCTGTCCTCCGATATGATATGGTAGACCACAATTGGCGAAAGATACATGTGCACCCCGCTCGAACATGATAATTTCAGCAGCTTCATCTACACGTCTAGCCTTAGTAGCAGCTCCAGCTCCTCCTGCTACCCCGCCAATTACTACGATTTTTCTTTTCAAAAAAATACCCCCTCAAATATATTATTTTTAAACTATTAATACGATATAGAACATGTTTTAACTATCTCTATTCTACTATCATAAATTATTATTTCAACTATATATAGCAAATATCCTGTTCTTAGAAGAGCAAATCTTAATTTAGTCATATGCCTAAATATTATCTGGAGGACAAAAGGTGTCTAATGACATTATTTATAAAAAGGATTCTAGGGTTTAAAATAGAAGATTATTCAGTAGCTTAAATAGATATTTCCAATGCTCTTTGGAGGTGATATTAGTGAGAAAAATAATTTCAACAGTCATATTTCTGATATTACTAGTTCTTCCTGCTGTCGCTAGTGCTAATGATTTGCTAGGTGAAGATTATTATGATGATATACCAGAACCCGTCATGGCAAGGGCAAAAATAATTGACTTACTTGATGAAGGTGAAGGTGAATATGGTTTTGTCCACCAGACATTTTCAGCAGAAATTCTTGCCGGACCCTTTAAAGGAGAAAAAGTTCTTGTAGAAAACGCATTTTCTGATAACCCTGCAATGGATATGATGATTAATCCAGGTGATAAGGTTATTTTAGCAATGGATGTAATAGATAACCAGATCACTACTGCTTATCCACAAGATTTTTACAGGGAATTTCATATTTATATGTTACTTGGCATATTTGTTTTAGTTTTGTTAGTAATTGGACAGCTAAAAGGTTTGAAGGCAATTTTAACCCTTGCTATCACAGTATTTTTGATTGCTAAGGTGATGCTCCCTGCCATGTTACAGGGTTATGATCCACTTCTGCTGGCCATAGGAATCTCCGTTATAGTTACTACTATAACTCTGGTAGTTATTAGTGGATTTACTAGCAAGACACTTGCAGCTATCTTAGGTACCACAGGTGGTGTTCTCATTGCAGCCTTTATATCACTTTGGATTGGCCATGCCGCTAAACTAACCGGTTTAAGTGGACAGGAAGCTCAAATGCTAATGTATATTGCAGATAGTGTGGGCTTTAATTTTAAAAATTTACTTTTTGCAGGTATGATAATTGGGGCTTTAGGGGCTGTTATGGATGTAAGCATGTCAATAGCATCCTCCATGGAAGAAATTAAACTTAACAATCCTTCTATTTCAAGGTCTAGGCTGATTCGATCTGGAATGAATGTAGGAAAAGATATCATGGGTACCATGAGTAATACCTTAATTCTAGCTTACACAGGAACATCAATTCCCTTGTTGTTGTTGTTCTTGGCTTATCAGCAATCCTATTTAAAGATAGCTAATATGGACTTTATCGCAACGGAATTTGTAAGAGCATTGTCAGGAAGTATAGGACTTATATTTGCAATTCCCATTACAGCTTTAGTGACTGCAGCATTAACAAAAACCTCAAAAAAAGAGAGCTGAAACTTTTATTCTCTTTTCCCCAAGATTCATCATTTCTATAAGGGTTTGGCCTAGACATGCTTATTAGCAGAAGAAAACGGCGTAGAGCAATGGCGAAAGGAAAGACTATAGAAGTATTAATAAGAAAAAGTGGCCCTAGTGGAAGACACACTTTGGGACCACTTTCCTCTTGAGGTGGCAAAATTTAATAAGACTGCTGCTGCGAGTGTTTAATCTTACATTTGCTACAATTTCCATTACAACTATGCATATTTATTGGTGTATTACAACGAGGACATTTTAAAATAATTTCACCTTTTTTAATTGGAAAACCACACATAGTACAACATAGATTCTTAGCATTACTATCCATCTCGCTCTACATCCTTTCAATAGACTTAGGAGAACTAATTTTTATCTTTGTAATAAAGGCTATTGCAAGTACAATTAAACTAAAGACTATACTTACCACAAGTGGATTTGTAGAAAATGAACTTATCTTAGCTATAATACCACCAACAGAAAAGGCAATTACCCATGTTGCTAACCAAATTATAACAGCCTCTTTTTTACCTCTTTCTTTAAATAGTACCATTACCGAAGCAATACACGGTACAAACAGCGTTATAGTTACTAGAGCTACTAGAATCTGCATCGGTTCCAAAGTCATATCATTTAACCCTGCTGCCCCAAAATCTCTTCTTACTATACCCATAATAAATGCAGTAGCACTTTCTGGAGGCAAATCCAGTAATCCTGTAGTCAAAGGTGCTAGAATTTTTTGTAACCATTTTAGGACACCTGTTAGTTGCAAGAAGCTTATCAAGAAAGCTCCAATTGCAAACAATGGGAAAGCCTCCTTTAAAAAGTTATATGATTTTATTGTTGTTTTCTTTAAAACATTCATCACTCTTGGTAATCTTAATGGTGGCAAATCAATTAACAGGTCTGATGACTTGCCTGGTAAAAACCTACTTAAAAGAGTTCCTATCAATATAAAGATTGAAATAATTATTATTGTATATGCTAGGGCATAATTAGCACCTAAAGTAGCCAACATGGCTGCAATAACTCCTAACTGAGCAGAGCAGGGAACAGTCAAAGCAAGCAGAAAAACTGTAATGCGTTTTTCTCTTTCTGTTCCAAGTATCCTTGTGACTATGGTAGCCATTGTTACACACCCAAGGCCAAGAATTAGAGGAATTATGGCCCTTCCATTTAATCCAATTGAATTTAACCCTCTATCAACTAATGCTGCAAGTCTTGGCAAGTAACCAGAATCTTCAAAAACAGATAGGAATAAGTAAAAACCTATTACTAAAGGCATTAATAACCCAATTACATAAGAAAATGTCATTGTTAGAACTCCAAACTCACCAATTAGAATATACCCTAACCAGCCATTCTCATCTAAGAATTGACCAACTAACCCTCGCATTATAGGTTCATAATATTCACCCATAATAATATCCTCTGTAATCCCAACTACCCCTTCAGCAACGAAAACACCTATTACTTGATACATTAGCCATAGTGCAAACAAGAGAATTGGTATTCCTGTAATAGGCCTAATCATGATTCTGCTTAGCCACTTGCCAAATACCCTTGTTTTACTGGTATGCTCCAAAACCCCTTCTATAATAGCGTTTACCCTTTTACGTCTAAGTAGATATATTTGTTCCATTTCAGCACCAGGTTCCAAGCCATGCCTTTGCGCTACTATATGGTCACCTTCAAGGATAAGCAATGCTTCCCCCTGATGACCCACCCTATTTCTCATGTACATCATTTTATCTTTAATTTCAGGAGTGGGATTTCCTTTGACCGCTTTTTCAATAGATTTCTTTGCCTGATCTATACCTTTTCTTTTAACTGCTACCGTGGGAATTACAGGTACACCCAATTCTTTTGTGAGTAACTCAAAATTAATTATTAAACCTTCCTTTTCAGCTTCATCTATCATATTTAAAGCTACCACTACTGGTATCCCAGTATCGATGATTTGTTGAGTTAGAAATAAATCTCTTTCCAAATGAAGGGCATTAACAACATTGAGAACTATATCTGCATTTAAAATAATATCCCTAGCTATTCTTTCTTCATCATTAAAAGATGATAGCCCATATACACCTGGTGTATCGATAATCACATCCTTACCCAGTTTTCCATGAGAAATTTCTAAAGTTGTACCGGGATAATTTGATACGTCTACATATAGATTAGTTAATGCGTTAAAAAATACGGATTTTCCTGAATTTGGGTTCCCTGCTAAGACTATTTTTCTAGCCCCTGTAGGAATTTCAATAGGTAGGTCTTTTCCATGACAATGTGCCACAATAGTTCATCTCCTAATGTAAATATTTATTTCTTATGACAAAGCAACAAAAATTTGTTTTGCTAATCCTCTACCAAGAACTATCTCTTGCAAGTTTTTTCGGATAATAATGGGACCCGCTGGTACAATCTCCTCACAGATAGCATTTTCCCCTTCCCCTAAGCCAAATCTAATTGTTTGAGCTCTAATATATGGATCAACGATGGAAATAATTTTAAACATCTGCCCTTTTTTGATTTCTTCTAAAGTCACAGCTCATCACTCCTTGATAATAATTCTCATTGAGAGGCCAAATAATAAATGGCGTTATTTTTACACCACTATAATATAATTGATAACCTTTATCACTATTTTCGCCTTTATCGTACTATTTGTCAAGTCTTTTTTGAGAAACATTTTCAATTAAAAAACCCCTTTTGACCTTTACGCCAAGTATAAGGGTTTCAATATAACTTCTGGCGAACTTATATGACTTTCTGCTTTAAGTATTTGTCATTAATTGCCTTTGACCATGCTGGGGCTTTGTTAAATAAAAACACCCCTATAAAAGCTGTAGTCAATATATAAATACCACTAAATACTCGTAGTTGCGATGGTGCCATGGCTGCTATTATCGCCGAGAATTCTCCCCTTTGCCCCAAGGACAAACCTGCTCTAATTGAAACCCTTGATGACAAACCATACATTCTACCCCCATAAAAACCAACGATTATTTTACCGATGATTGACCATAAAATAAGTACAATTAAGAATAAAATATTAGGAACAGTTTCTCCAAAAGAAATAGATGTGCCAAACCAGAAGAAAAAGAATGGAAGAGTAATATCTCTAACAGGTAGTATTAAATGCTCTAACTCCTTAGCCCTTCCAGTTTCTGAGAGCATTACTCCAGCCAAAAAAGCCCCCAGAACTTCTGACAAGCCTAATGCAATTGCTAGTCCAGCATATCCAAATGCAATTCCTACTGCAAATAGCGACATAAAATCCATTTCTAGGTATTTTTCAACAAAATTGCTTAGTTTTCGAAAACCATAATACCCAATTATTATAGCGCCACCTGTCATAATTATAATCTTAAGGAATAGAACTCCCATAAATTGACCTGTAATTTCGGCTCCTGAGTATGCACCAGCTAAAAAGGATACTAGAATAGGGGCTGCCAAATCTTCGAAAATGAGTAGAGCAAGTATAAACTCTGCTTCTGGATTAGCTAGTCTTTTTTTCTCTTCAAGCATCTTAGCTGTAATAGATGAACTACTTGCATAGGCTACTGCACCTATAAGAAAAGCTGTCAATAAATTAAACCCAAATAAGAGTGCAATTAAAAACCCTATTCCCAAGTTTAATATCAGATCAAGAACACCAGCAGGCCATACCTTTTTTGAGATACTTAGCATTCTTTGTAATGGAAACTCTAATCCCAATAAAAAAAACAAAAGAACGATACCTATTTCTGCTATTGTATGTAAAGTCTCACTTTTGCTAAAGGCACCAGCTAATAGTATACCTACTATAATAAATAGAAGTACTGAAGGAATCCGAATTCTTTGGGAGGCAAAACTAATGCTGAAAAACAGAAGTAACATAATTCCCCCGAGCAACAGCAAAGATACATTTTCCAGCATTAATTATTCACTCCTTTTTTATGCATAACGCCTCCAATGCCTTAACCTGATCTTTTTTGCCTATTACCATCAGGACATCACCATCCAAAAGAACTTCATTTACATCAGGGCTGCCTATTACTTGATCACCCCTTTGGATACCAATGATGGTAGCACCTGTTATCTTTCTAATTTGGGCATCTTTTATTGCCATATTCGTAAGCTTAGATTCTGGACATAAGTTAATCCACTCTACAAGTATATTTTTCCTCATAATTTCAAGTTTTTCATCACTAACAGGTTGATAGTCAGCACCTAAAAGAATAGAGCCAACCTTTCTAGCTTCTTCGTCATTTAGGTCCAAAGTTAAAATAGGTCCATCATCTTCATCATCATTCATAAAATAAATTTCACGTTTTCCCGTATGATGTATAATAATGACAAAAAGATATCCGTCCTTGGTTGTCACAGAATACTTTTTGCCAATCCCAGGCAAATCAGCACTTTTAATTTGCATTTATTAGTACTCCTCCATTCTTTTTTCATATTTTGCCCCTATATTAGAGCTTTTCCTACTTAATATTATATAACAAATCATCAAGGTTTGCTAAAATGACTAGCAAATTTATTGTAAAATTCAAAAGAATATATGATTAATGGATACGATAATAGTTTATTTGTAAAATATTATAATAATTAGAATAACTTCTAAAATATTCATATATATAATTTTATTTCTTTGTAATAAAGTATATAATAAATAATATGAATATTGTAAAAAGGAGGAAGATAAATGACATTAAATGAGAAAATAGCTCTTATAACGGATAGTTCTTGTGATTTACCTCAAGAAACTATTGAAAAATATGACATTCACCTGCTTCCATTAAAAGTTATCTATCCAAATAAAGAGTATGATGATAGACTAGAAATCACCCCCGAAGAGGTATATGCAAGATTTCCGGAAGAAATACCAACAACTTCACAGCCATCTCGAGCGACAGCAACTAAGCTCCTTGAAGATTTACGTACTAAAGGCTACAAAAAAGTTCTTGCTATCTTGATGTCAAGTGGTCTAAGTGCTACATATGAAATGGTTGAGACTTTAAGGAAGGAATTCTCTGATATGGATATCAGGGTTATTAATTCTAATACTCTTTCCATGGGATTGGGCTTACTCGTTAAGGAGGGGGCCAAGCTTCTAGAGGAAAAGAAAATGAACTTTGATGAAATTGTGAACAACTTGAAAACAGCTCATCAGAAAATAAATGTTTTTTATGCCATTCCCACCTTAGAGTATTTACGTAAGGGTGGAAGAATCGGACTTGTTTCAGCTACCCTTGGTTCTTTAATTGACTTAAAGCCAGTAATATCCGTAAATAAAGAAGGTAAATACTATTCTCATGCAAAGGTAAGGGGTAGGAAAAAATCTATTGCTAAAATTGTTGAACTTGTTGAAGAGCTAACTGATGGTAAAAACATAAACCTAGCCGTGGTGCATGGTGATGCTGAAGAAGAAGGCCTTAAATTAAAGAAATACTTTGAGCATAAACCAAACGTAAAAGAATTATCATTTAGTCAAATAAGCCCAGCTCTTGTTGTGCATACTGGCCCAGGGTTGGTGGGTGTATGTTATCAATTAATTGATTAATTAATCCAAACAAAAACGATAGTTGTACAAATTTTAAGCAGCTAATTTAAACCTAGCTGTTTTTTATTTTTCACAGTTTAAAGGAAATATGCCGAACAAATAGAAAGATTCAGTTGTAACAATTAAAAATTTAGAATACCAAGGGGGTTCTATCGTGAATAAGTTTCTCTGTATGCTAATGATTATGATCCTGTTATTCTCCCCAGTTATTATTGCTCAAGATGAAACCAATGACATAACGGAAGAAAATATTACACAAGAAGAAGTTATTCCAAAAGAAGAAAGTACTGAAGAAGAAAGTACTGAAGAAGAAAGCACGCCTACCCAGTCTAATGAAAATCAAATTATTAGCTGGGAAGCAATGAATGAAATGCAGACTGCATTATTTATCATTAACAAGCAAATAGATTATCTAATGGAGAGAATTGAAGATAGTGATACTAGGATTAGAAAAATCACAGACACATATGAAGAGCGTTTAGAAAAGGAAATAGCAAGGAATAAAGAACTAGCAGCTAGCTATGAAGAAAAGATAGAAAGCCTTGAACAAGAGATAGTGGTACACAGAGACAATCTCTCTCAACTTGAAAGAGATAACGCTATCTTTGCGAGCGAAAGTGGTTTATATTTAAAAATCTTAATTGGATTTCTTGTCGGATCTATCTTCGGGATAGTACTAGCAGGATTACTACAGTTATGGAAAAAAGGTAAAAATTCTAAAAACAAGTCTGCATCAGCTTAAGGTGCAGACTTGTTTTCTAGGATTCCATAAAATTCTTCTGAGAG belongs to Desulfitibacter sp. BRH_c19 and includes:
- a CDS encoding ferrous iron transporter B, which codes for MAHCHGKDLPIEIPTGARKIVLAGNPNSGKSVFFNALTNLYVDVSNYPGTTLEISHGKLGKDVIIDTPGVYGLSSFNDEERIARDIILNADIVLNVVNALHLERDLFLTQQIIDTGIPVVVALNMIDEAEKEGLIINFELLTKELGVPVIPTVAVKRKGIDQAKKSIEKAVKGNPTPEIKDKMMYMRNRVGHQGEALLILEGDHIVAQRHGLEPGAEMEQIYLLRRKRVNAIIEGVLEHTSKTRVFGKWLSRIMIRPITGIPILLFALWLMYQVIGVFVAEGVVGITEDIIMGEYYEPIMRGLVGQFLDENGWLGYILIGEFGVLTMTFSYVIGLLMPLVIGFYLFLSVFEDSGYLPRLAALVDRGLNSIGLNGRAIIPLILGLGCVTMATIVTRILGTEREKRITVFLLALTVPCSAQLGVIAAMLATLGANYALAYTIIIISIFILIGTLLSRFLPGKSSDLLIDLPPLRLPRVMNVLKKTTIKSYNFLKEAFPLFAIGAFLISFLQLTGVLKWLQKILAPLTTGLLDLPPESATAFIMGIVRRDFGAAGLNDMTLEPMQILVALVTITLFVPCIASVMVLFKERGKKEAVIIWLATWVIAFSVGGIIAKISSFSTNPLVVSIVFSLIVLAIAFITKIKISSPKSIERM
- a CDS encoding pyridine nucleotide-disulfide oxidoreductase: MKRKIVVIGGVAGGAGAATKARRVDEAAEIIMFERGAHVSFANCGLPYHIGGQIEERDNLFLVSPDRFKNWYNIDAKINHEVIKIDRANRKVQVMNHTNGETFWESYDKLIVATGGSSLKPPIPGIDLENIHNLWTVQDMDNILEGMANTNLKKVAVIGAGFVGLEIVEAFVNKGLEVVLVEKDKQVLPAIDHEMTKKIQTELENKNVHLILGQGVTEFEGKNGKVEKIILEQGTSIEVDLVVVSIGVKPNLCILEDADIEIGYAGGVVVNEYMQTNDPHIYAAGDIVESTHLVTGKKMRMPLAGPANKQGRVAGANVAGGKLKFKGALGTFIVKIFDIVAAKTGLSEKEIAKEKIEYFLSYSATKSHSGYYPGAEWMIIKLLAEKRTGRILGAQVVGAKGVDKRIDVLATAIYAKLTVEDLENLDLAYAPPFSSAKDPVIIAGMVASNLMRGEIETININEFNEALGKGEKLQVVDCRSMSDIDDMGRIPDSEIMPVDEIREWFGDLDKDAPTVLYCGIGYRSYLAYKILKHHGFNVKNLSGGYSVWAGKTPK
- a CDS encoding sodium:proton exchanger, which translates into the protein MLENVSLLLLGGIMLLLFFSISFASQRIRIPSVLLFIIVGILLAGAFSKSETLHTIAEIGIVLLFFLLGLEFPLQRMLSISKKVWPAGVLDLILNLGIGFLIALLFGFNLLTAFLIGAVAYASSSSITAKMLEEKKRLANPEAEFILALLIFEDLAAPILVSFLAGAYSGAEITGQFMGVLFLKIIIMTGGAIIIGYYGFRKLSNFVEKYLEMDFMSLFAVGIAFGYAGLAIALGLSEVLGAFLAGVMLSETGRAKELEHLILPVRDITLPFFFFWFGTSISFGETVPNILFLIVLILWSIIGKIIVGFYGGRMYGLSSRVSIRAGLSLGQRGEFSAIIAAMAPSQLRVFSGIYILTTAFIGVFLFNKAPAWSKAINDKYLKQKVI
- a CDS encoding fatty acid-binding protein DegV yields the protein MTLNEKIALITDSSCDLPQETIEKYDIHLLPLKVIYPNKEYDDRLEITPEEVYARFPEEIPTTSQPSRATATKLLEDLRTKGYKKVLAILMSSGLSATYEMVETLRKEFSDMDIRVINSNTLSMGLGLLVKEGAKLLEEKKMNFDEIVNNLKTAHQKINVFYAIPTLEYLRKGGRIGLVSATLGSLIDLKPVISVNKEGKYYSHAKVRGRKKSIAKIVELVEELTDGKNINLAVVHGDAEEEGLKLKKYFEHKPNVKELSFSQISPALVVHTGPGLVGVCYQLID
- a CDS encoding potassium transporter TrkA; its protein translation is MQIKSADLPGIGKKYSVTTKDGYLFVIIIHHTGKREIYFMNDDEDDGPILTLDLNDEEARKVGSILLGADYQPVSDEKLEIMRKNILVEWINLCPESKLTNMAIKDAQIRKITGATIIGIQRGDQVIGSPDVNEVLLDGDVLMVIGKKDQVKALEALCIKKE
- a CDS encoding iron transporter encodes the protein MTLEEIKKGQMFKIISIVDPYIRAQTIRFGLGEGENAICEEIVPAGPIIIRKNLQEIVLGRGLAKQIFVALS